From the genome of Solanum lycopersicum chromosome 7, SLM_r2.1:
AAGGGGGAGCGTTTGCGTAACTGGTAAAGTTGTTACTGTGTAACTGTGACATGGATCAAGTTGCGTACAATAGACTCATGTAGTGTGGTCTTTTCTTGGACTTATGCGTAGCGGGAATTTAGTGTATCATACTGTTTCATGTACAAGGACGGAGACAAGATTTTAACTTTATGGATTCTGAATAGAAAAATGTCATGATGTATAATGAATTTTCTGTCATTTGTTTCTAAGGTTCCTTGAATTTTGTGCAAAGTGCTCTGGAATTTGTTGTACGGGTGACGGAATCAAGATTTCAactttatgaattttgtattttagaACAATAATTACACTATCGTCAGTGTAGTTTAACCTATTATAACATGTTAGTTAACATTTTATTGAGTCGTAGGTAAATGTCATTATGTAAAATTACCGAGTCATGTAAACTCTTTAATAACACATTGATAAAATTTCTTGATTTCGCATCGAGGTACTTTTGCTTGTATTGTATTATTTGGTTTACGTACCAGAACTGATAACATTCGAGATTTGTGAATGTTTATTGTTCAGCATGTACACAAGAAGAGGTGAACAAAGTAATGGAAATAGCAAAAGCAGCACAAAAATCATGGGCTAAAACACCACTATGGAAAAGAGCAGAGTTACTTCATAAGGCAGCTGCAATTTTGAAAGAACACAAAGCCCCTATTGCTGAATGCCTTGTTAAAGAAATTGCAAAACCAGCTAAAGATGCTGTCACCGAGGTACGCTGAATGAGTCCTATGTTGCTCAGACTAATCTAGAAATGTTGCCTGGTGTGTGTCcgatcctccaaaagtagtgcatttttaGAGACTCCGAGCAACAAATACGTTGACCTATGTTACTCCGACTCTCCAAAAATACCTCTGGATATGTGTCGGATaatcctccaaaagtagtgcatttttggaggatctAACGCAGGTGCAACAACGTTTTTGGagagtccaagcaacatagATGCTGATGGTGTAAAAATCTTGGATGTATTAACTGGTGAAAGCATGTTGGTAATCATGTTTGTCTGATATTATTTGTCAGTACATAGAACTTGAAACTCGTAAAATATTGTATGACTATTGCTTTATCGGCTGATAACGTTGTGAATTTGATGAAGGTTGTGAGATCTGGTGATTTGGTTTCATACACTGCTGAAGAAGGAGTTAGAATTCTAGGGGAGGGTAAGTTCTTGGTATCTGATAGTTTCCCTGGAAATGAAAGGACCAAATACTGTCTAACATCCAAGGTACATTTCTTGACTAATCGATTTAATATCGCTCTATTATAATGTCATTTAGTATAAAGTATCGTCGGTCTGCGTTGATTGTCAAAAGATGAAGATATTTTAAGGACTTTGTCTACAACTTAACTGGTTTCATTTCATTGTTTGACAAAGCATGTTGTCTTTATACGTATATCAAATGTTGGATCGATGAGCTTGGATTACGACTTTGTGTCACCCATCGGTAATGTTGTTGCAGTGGTATTACATATAGCCAGGACATTTAATTTGACTTAGGCGAATAAAGTAATTCCGGAAAACCAATTAGGCTCTTACAAGTTacgaaaagaagaagaaaataaccaAGACGGCGATGTGAGTTTTCTTTTCTAAGTATTAAATAAAGAAGTCAAGAAAGAGATGTTATGAATCGACAGGATGTAACCACTGTCCTATAGAGAATATAGTTAGGGAATATTACTATACTTATTTGTGTGGTTATAATCATTAAATATAGAATACGTATCATTCTTTTCGGAACAAACTAGAAAGGAAAGTAAAGACATCACCTATAAAGACGCCCCCTCAAGACAAGTGTTTTTTGTTTGTCTATTAAAAGTAAGGCAACATAAACCGATTTCAAGTCAGACGAGGTTGTGAGAACATTTTTTCCCCTGAATCTGTATTAGTCCAAAGAtaaatcgaaaaaaataaatagatgaaaatgtAGAAACTCATAACATCAGCCTATAACCACTCATTGTCTCATATTATTTGTAAACTTTCCATTATCAGTAGCAAAATACAGATAGGAACTCACATTTTATACTTAAAATGTTGATattaagtttatcggtaataTACTGATTATTATAACCTAAACGTCCGTGGAGTACAGATACCGTTGGGTGTGATTCTGGCCATTCCTCCTTTCAACTATCCGGTCAATCTTGCCGTCTCCAAGATTGCTCCTGCACTGATTGCTGGAAACTCTTTAGTCCTCAAGCCTCCAACTCAGGTTACTTCACTAGAATTCGATCTCAAATTAGCTATATTATAATGCATCAAATTCTTACTATCGATTTATCAATAATATTCTATATGATAACGATACATCTCCTTTACCTTTTTTGTTACGACGTTCTTTACCACTAACCAACTTCTCAATTAGTTAAATTTTGTCCCTTGCAAAACATCAAACATATTTTCAAGTAATTCACGTTTAAGCACAACTTCAATTTCCAAATACCTGTTTTCAATTTAACTTCAGTtgctatgtttttttttcccaAGTATTACCAAATTCATGTTCAAACGTCTACTTACTTCGAGTGATCATTCACACCAGGGTGCTGTGGCTGCCCTGCATATGGTGCATTGCTTCCACTTAGCTGGATTCCCTAAAGGCCTTATCAGTTGTGTGACCGGAAAAGGTTCTGAAATCGGAGATTTCCTCACTATGCATCCTGGAGTAAACTGTATAAGGTACTCCctctttttcaatttgtttgtttgattttgacTTGAAACGGAGTtctctttaatcttgtggtcttaaacatgctaCGTGGAAAGCTGGAATTAAAGAGTTGTCAATAACGAAAAGAAATGTTcatttttaaacagactaaaaagaaatgtaagacaaacaaattaaacaatCGGGAATATATTCTATCTCATTGTTTCATTTGTTcgatttatgttttttcttagaCTGCAACCGAAATACTAAAAGAGTAAACAAGTTCCTAAGTCTCGTTCTTGATATTTGTGTGTCCACACATAACCATACACTTGTCTTTCTTGTTTTATCAGCTTCACTGGTGGAGACACTGGTGTTGCAATCTCGAAGAAAGCAGGAATGGTCCCTCTACAGATGGAGCTGGGAGGAAAGGATGCTTGTATCGTGCTCGAGGATGCTGATTTAGATTTGGCTGCTGGAAACATTGTGAAAGGAGGATTTTCTTACAGGTGTGTGAATTTTATTTTCGTTATCAAAACAGAACATGCTAGTGCTTTTTCCTTAACAATCAAGTTGTCGGAACTGCATTGTATAAGGAAATCAAAACGAATGTATGCATTTTATGAAATCGACATATTAGTAGGTTTTTCTAATGATATACTGACTTCATGGATTGCCTGATTTACTATCACTAAACTTGATCACATTTCTGTTCGTGTGTTCGATGAACTTCTCTTTGATTCATTAATCATCAAAGATATGAATGCAATGTAGAGTTCATATTAACACGTATAATATGTCGATATCCTTGTTTATCACAGTGGTCAAAGATGCACAGCTGTTAAGGTCGTGTTGGTGATGGAATCTGTTGCTGACATTCTTGTTGAGAAGGTAAATGCCAAAGTGGCAAAGTTAACCGTTGGTCCACCCGAAGATAATTGTGATATCACTCCAGTTGTCTCCGAGTCATCCGCAAATTTCATCGAGGGGTTGGTCATGGACGCAAAGGAGAAAGATGCAACATTTTGCCAGCCATACAAGAGAGAAGGCAACCTTATCTGGCCCTTGTTGTTAGACAATGTTAGGCCGGACATGAGAATCGCTTGGGAAGAACCCTTCGGTCCAGTTTTGCCCGTTATTCGGATCAACTCAGTCGAAGAAGGAATTCACCACTGCAATGCTAGCAATTTCGGTCTGCAGGTACTTCTTTCTCTCCATCTATCACAAGAAAAAAGTTACCCGTCTTTCGACTGGAGGGATTAGAAAGAGATAATCTCCGCATAACTAATGTAACGTTTGATTCATAGTATAAGAGAAATAATCCCATAGTAAATAATACTCGCATTACGTTTTACAagaacataacataacattcaGCATATAGGTTATTCACCCTATAATGATTCCgtccttttattattattattattattccctGCATAAACAATTTCTAAACGACATAACTAGCACGTGAACCAAACGATTCCGTGGTATTCGACATTTGACTCTTAACTACAGGGTTGTGTGTTCACCAAAGACATCAACAAAGCAATACTGATCAGTGATGCAATGGAAACCGGAACCGTTCAGATTAACTCAGCTCCTGCTCGTGGACCGGATCATTTTCCGTTCCAGGTAATTAAACTCCAAATTCAACATCGCGAATTACATAATCTTGATTATCTTTGCGATAATTTCATAGTAATTAAGGTGATTAATTTCGTTTAACAGGGTATTAAGGACAGTGGAATTGGATCACAAGGGATCACTAACAGTATTAACATGATGACTAAAGTGAAGACCACTGTGATCAATTTGCCAACCCCTTCTTATACTATGGGGTAAATTAATCACTATTTTTTGCTTtagaaatttgacaaaaataattaagaatccATGTTGTGGATGTTAATAAGTTCACACCAATTATTGTTCATTTCTTGACCTTATGAAGATTAATATTGGTGGATTAGTATTTAGCATTATTCTCGCAGTTTCTTGTTCTTCGATTGTTGTTGCTAgctatttttgttgtttcttgtgCTTCGTTTACCACTATGGCATAGTAATATGCTTCCTCTATAGTCTATTGTTTGTTATGTCTTACTTGCTATGCCTTGTTTTACCTCTGTATTGTCTTTTACAAAATCACACATGTTATGCGTTTATTAAGTTGAGAGTCTTTTAGAAACAATCTATCTAGAGATAGAGGTAATGTCGGTGTACACTTCACCCTTTTCACATCCCACTTGTGAAAACACACATGATATGTTGTTGTGGACGAGGTGATTAACATAGTGATATCGAGTTAAATATTTGCTTTTGGATATCGTACGTGTTAGTTCAAGAAATTAGTTTATGATCTATGTTTTACTTGAACTGGGGGTCCATTAGAAACTCTCTCTTTACCCTTTCACAAGGTAGAGGTAAGATTGCGTATACACCACCGTTTTCACGTTCTACTTATGGgataatattgaatatattgtaGTTACTTTCATTTCAGCATGTCTGTTTTTTAATTAGTTACGCTCTTTAAAAAATGACATGacattattcaaaattataaaatttcatgtctgatcaaattaatacaaataaaacgatataaattgacatttttgaaaagtCTCTTACTTCCACTAGTCAATTTCTTGCgtcatatttcaaaattactttcaagaacatatttttcatgtttcttgACTTTATTTTACTGTTTTAATTTTCACAGAAAATTATGAGATATTTTGACATCCAAATGAAGCTGTGGAAATCAAAGCAAATAAAGcttctcttctttatttatttatcgaaaaagggcctaaaatagaTCCACCATGTATCGTACTGCTCTATTTGGGCTTCTTACTTGGGCCTGTTTTTGGGCTACCTTATTGATTTTGTGCCTTCAAAGCAAATAAAGTTTTCTTTTCATATAAGTgcattaaaagttttaaagtttaATCATACATTCGAGTGTTCAcgtcaaatcaaattaaattatttaatcataaaagttaaaataaaaaataaatatatatatatatatatatatatatatatatatatatatatcttgctTTAATTAATTTGGTGTGAACACttataaagaaagaaatgtaTTTAAATATTGCCTTCACTTTGGatatttctttttctacttTCCTTCGTGAAAATCGTGATTTCATAACGGAagtaatttaaaagttaaaattaacaaggtaaatttttATCCAAATCCCtataaaaaagtatatatttctttttttctcatttgaCGTTTGATAATcattttgaaattcaattaaTCGAAATTCATTGGAGGTAAAAGATTGTTTATTAAACCTAATTTATATGGTATAAAATGTTGTTAGGTGTACAAGTTGAAAACAAGTTCTTTTTGTTAGAATAATAATTCTGACATGAGTGCACTTACTCCTAATTCCATTGGTTCCCTGGTAATACTAATATATTACTCCCAATTTATTAGTTTAAAGAgaaacaatttctttttcttaatttaatccttgtatttttattcaataataACACATTAATGAATAAAGCAAA
Proteins encoded in this window:
- the ALDH11A3A gene encoding NADP-dependent glyceraldehyde-3-phosphate dehydrogenase (The RefSeq protein has 1 substitution compared to this genomic sequence), with amino-acid sequence MAGNGVFAEIIDGEVYKYYCEGEWKKSASGKSVAIINPTTRKTQYKVQACTQEEVNKVMEIAKAAQKSWAKTPLWKRAELLHKAAAILKEHKAPIAECLVKEIAKPAKDAVTEVVRSGDLVSYTAEEGVRILGEGKFLVSDSFPGNERTKYCLTSKIPLGVILAIPPFNYPVNLAVSKIAPALIAGNSLVLKPPTQGAVAALHMVHCFHLAGFPKGLISCVTGKGSEIGDFLTMHPGVNCISFTGGDTGVAISKKAGMVPLQMELGGKDACIVLEDADLDLAAGNIVKGGFSYSGQRCTAVKVVLVMESVADILVEKVNAKVAKLTVGPPEDNCDITPVVSESSANFIEGLVMDAKEKDATFCQPYKREGNLIWPLLLDNVRPDMRIAWEEPFGPVLPVIRINSVEEGIHHCNASNFGLQGCVFTKDINKAILISDAMETGTVQINSAPARGPDHFPFQGIKDSGIGSQGITNSINMMTKVKTTVINLPTPSYTMG